GACGCGTCCCAGACGTGCGCGTCGGACAGGTCGATCACCACGCGCTCGGGGTCGCCGGTGTAGTCGAACTGGTAGACGAGGTCGTTGGACGAGGCGAAGAACAGCTCGCCGGAAACCGCGTAGACCCGCTCGCCGTCGTCGTCCGAGGAGTCCAGCCGCGTCACCGTGGTCAGGTGCGCGACGCGGCGGGCGAACAGCACCATCGCGGCGACCACGCCGACGACGACGCCGTAGGCGAGGTTGTGGGTAGCGACGACTACGGCCACCGTCAGCACCATCACGACGGTCTCGCTGAGCGGCATGCGCCGCAGGGTGGCGGGCTTGATCGAGTGCCAGTCGAAGGTTGCCACCGACACGATGACCATGACCGCGACCAGCGCCGCCATCGGGATGATCCCGACTACGTCGCCGAGACCGACCACCAGCACCAGCAGGAACACCCCAGCCAGGAACGTGGAGATCCGAGTGCGCGCCCCGGATGCCTTCACGTTGATCATCGTCTGGCCGATCATCGCGCAGCCGCCCATGCCGCCGAAGAACCCGGACAGCACGTTCGCCGTGCCCTGGCCCCACGCCTCGCGGGTCTTGTTCGAGTGGGTGTCGGTCACGTCGTCGACGAGCTTGGCCGTCATCAGCGATTCGAGCAGGCCGACCAGCGCCATCGCCAGCGCATAGGGAGCGATGATGCGCAGCGTCTCCACGTTCAGCGGCACGTCCGGGAACAGCAGCGCCGGGAGGCTGTCGGGCAAGGCGCCCTCGTCGCGGACCTGCGGCACCTGCACCGAGAACGCGACCGTCACCACGGTCAGGACGACGATCGCGACGAGCGGAGCGGGCACCACGGTGGTGACCTTAGGGAGCAGGACGATGATCGCGATGCCGATAGCCACGAGCGGGTAGACCACCCACGGCACGTCGACCAGGTGCGGGACCTGCGCCAGGAAGATCAGGATCGCCAAGGCGTTGACGAATCCGACCATGACCGACCGGGGGATGAACCGCATCAGCCGCGCGACACCGACGACGCCGAGGACCACCTGGATCAGGCCGCCCAGGATCACGGTGGCCAGAAGGTAGTCGAGCCCGTGGTCTCGGGCGACCGGGGCGATCACGAGGGCGATCGCGCCGGTCGCAGCTGAGATCATCGCCGGACGTCCGCCGAGGAACGCGATCGACACCGCCATCACGAACGAGCTGAACAGTCCGACCCGCGGGTCGACGCCGGCCAGGATCGAGAACGAGATCGCCTCGGGGATCAGCGCCAGGGCAACGACCAGGCCGGCAAGGACCTCGGTCCGCAGACGCCGCGGCGACCGCAGCGCGGCCAGCACCGAGTGCTGCACGTCGGCCTCGGGCACGGTCGGGTGGACAGGGGCAGCGTGGGGTGACGTCACGAGGAGTCCGTTCCGATTGAGGGGTGACCTCGATCGATGGGACCGCGCGAGGTCGCTGGCATGCGCAGCGATGCGCGAAGTCGGCGGCGAGTCCGCGCGCGCAGGGCGCAGCAGGACCCGTCTGGTCTCAACCCTAACGTAAGAGGAGGGTTGAGGGGGCGGTCGGGCCCGACATCGCGGGGACCGACGGCACGGGCCGGCCGCCCCCTGTGGCGTTCGCTGGTCGCCCTTTCCGCCACGCACGCACGCCACCTGGAACTTCGGCGATGACCGATGCGGCGCGCCGCCAGGTGTCCGTCCAGACGGGCCCATCGACGAGGTCGTGGCCCCGCCGCCAGGGATGGGCGAGGCGAATCGTGAAGTGCGAAGGCGCCGTCTGAGGTTCACCCTCCGTGGCGATCGAGCTCGCGGCCGGTGCGGGCAACACCCGTGCTCGGGCGATGGGACGCCCGGAGCCGTGGCCTCTCTAGCGGACGGGGCCCGCGGGCCCCGGCGCGGAACTTAGTCGGTGACGAATACGGGGCTGCGCCAGGTGGACGACCTGACATGCATCCAGACGAGGTCTCGCCACCCCCGACTACCGCCTGAACACGCCGGTCCTCAATGCCCACCGCTCCGATCGGCGGGTGGCCGGCATCTCAGGCGTGCGTGGGTGCGGCCCTCGTGGTGTCGCGGGTTCAGGCGGTGACGGGCTCGACCCCGAGCTCGGCGAGCAGGGCGACTACCCGGGCGCGGATCGCGTCGCGGATCGGGCGGACGGACTCGATGCCCTGCCCGGCCGGGTCGTCCAGCGCCCAGTCCTCGTACCGCTTGCCGGGGAAGATCGGGCAGGCGTCGCCGCAGCCCATCGTGATCACCACGTCGGAGGCCTGGACCGCGTCGGTGGTCAGGACCTTGGGGCGCTCGGCGCGGATGTCGATGCCCTCTTCGAGCATCGCCTCGACGGCGACCGGGTTGATCTGCTCGGCGGGCATCGACCCGGCGGAGCGGACCTCGACGGCGCCGCCGGACAGGTGCCGCAGGTAGCCGGCGGCCATCTGGGAGCGGCCGGCGTTGTGCACGCAGACGAACAGGGCGGACGGCTTGTTCTCGGTCATCAGGTTCTCCACGGGGGTCAGGCGGTCGGCAGGGTGAGGTCGGTCAGCAGGGCGCGCACGCGGCGGTCGATCTCGTCGCGGATCGCCCGCACCCCGGTGTCGGAGGCCAGGGCCGGGTCGCCGACGACCCAGTCCTCGTACCGCTTGCCGGGCAGGATCGGGCAGGTGTCGCCGCAGCC
This is a stretch of genomic DNA from Cellulomonas sp. ES6. It encodes these proteins:
- a CDS encoding SulP family inorganic anion transporter, with product MTSPHAAPVHPTVPEADVQHSVLAALRSPRRLRTEVLAGLVVALALIPEAISFSILAGVDPRVGLFSSFVMAVSIAFLGGRPAMISAATGAIALVIAPVARDHGLDYLLATVILGGLIQVVLGVVGVARLMRFIPRSVMVGFVNALAILIFLAQVPHLVDVPWVVYPLVAIGIAIIVLLPKVTTVVPAPLVAIVVLTVVTVAFSVQVPQVRDEGALPDSLPALLFPDVPLNVETLRIIAPYALAMALVGLLESLMTAKLVDDVTDTHSNKTREAWGQGTANVLSGFFGGMGGCAMIGQTMINVKASGARTRISTFLAGVFLLVLVVGLGDVVGIIPMAALVAVMVIVSVATFDWHSIKPATLRRMPLSETVVMVLTVAVVVATHNLAYGVVVGVVAAMVLFARRVAHLTTVTRLDSSDDDGERVYAVSGELFFASSNDLVYQFDYTGDPERVVIDLSDAHVWDASTVATLDAITTKYAAKGKQATIIGLNEDSARRHGRLAGQLGGGH
- a CDS encoding arsenate reductase ArsC, whose protein sequence is MTENKPSALFVCVHNAGRSQMAAGYLRHLSGGAVEVRSAGSMPAEQINPVAVEAMLEEGIDIRAERPKVLTTDAVQASDVVITMGCGDACPIFPGKRYEDWALDDPAGQGIESVRPIRDAIRARVVALLAELGVEPVTA